A genomic window from Vitis riparia cultivar Riparia Gloire de Montpellier isolate 1030 chromosome 18, EGFV_Vit.rip_1.0, whole genome shotgun sequence includes:
- the LOC117907431 gene encoding EPIDERMAL PATTERNING FACTOR-like protein 2: MSCVQNWVCCHRNRQLIISLLILLASNFTQERFMAEGRLVSKLVGVVAQTYKGREEMVVMRNQIGSRPPRCQRRCSSCGHCEAVQVPIVPQLHSHRASHFYAAPTVEYSRGDYISNYKPMTWKCKCGNAIFNP, translated from the exons ATGAGCTGCGTTCAAAATTGGGTTTGTTGCCACAGGAATCGGCAACTAATCATTTCCCTGCTCATTCTCTTGGCTTCCAACTTCACCCAAGAAAGGTTCATGGCTGAAG GTAGACTAGTGTCCAAGCTGGTTGGGGTAGTAGCTCAG ACGTATAAGGGGAGGGAGGAGATGGTGGTGATGAGAAATCAGATAGGCTCAAGGCCACCAAGATGCCAGAGAAGATGCAGCTCTTGTGGACATTGCGAGGCAGTTCAGGTGCCTATTGTTCCGCAGCTTCACAGCCACAGAGCAAGTCATTTCTATGCAGCCCCTACGGTTGAATACTCCAGAGGCGACTACATCTCCAACTACAAGCCCATGACATGGAAGTGCAAGTGCGGCAACGCCATTTTCAATCCTTGA
- the LOC117907430 gene encoding putative lipase ROG1: MASLELQTSSETAEEAGHGRRSSNGKDEIKESRKIRKRRAKYVPKFGCFRSEHDEGLEMEADCTGEPSNPTHLVITVNGLIGSAQNWKFAAKQLLKKYPKDVIVHCSKSNYLMSTFDGVDVMGNRLAEEVLLVIKRYPDVQKISFIGHSLGGLIARYAIARLYERDATGELSQENGDKKNDRSGDSYLQEKLKGKIAGLEPMNFITSATPHLGSRGHKQVPIFCGFYTLEKAASHTSGLFGRSGKHLFLTDCDNGKPPLLLQMAGDCEDLKFMSALQSFRRRVAYANARFDHIVGWSTSSIRHRNELPKHQHFTRNEKYPHIVNEEVTKISSPQQEVPLKVKGNGCKSIDMEEEMIRGLMKVSWERIDVNFKGSTQRFLAHNTIQVKNYCINSDGKDVILHMVDNFLL; the protein is encoded by the exons ATGGCGTCTTTGGAGTTGCAGACGAGTTCCGAAACTGCGGAAGAAGCAGGACATGGAAGAAGATCCAGCAACGGTAAAGATGAAATCAAGGAGAGTAGGAAGATTAGGAAGAGAAGGGCAAAGTATGTGCCAAAATTTGGATGTTTCAGATCAGAACACGATGAAGGTCTGGAAATGGAGGCCGATTGTACTGGAGAGCCTTCCAATCCAACTCACCTTGTTATTACGGTTAACGGTCTCATAGGAAG TGCTCAAAATTGGAAGTTTGCGGCTAAGCAATTGTTGAAGAAGTATCCCAAAGATGTTATTGTTCACT GCAGCAAATCTAATTATTTAATGTCGACATTTGATGGTGTTGATGTAATGGGCAATCGATTAGCAGAAGAG GTACTATTGGTCATAAAACGATACCCAGATGTTCAGAAGATTTCATTTATAGGCCATTCATTAGGTGGGCTGATAGCAAGATATGCTATAGCTAGGCTTTATGAAAGAGATGCCACAGGAGAACTTTCTCAAGaaaatggagataaaaaaaatgatagatctgGTGATTCATATCTCCAAGAGAAATTAAAGGGCAAAATTGCTGGATTGGAACCCATGAATTTTATTACCTCTGCAACGCCACACCTTGGTTCAAGGGGACATAAACAG GTCCCAATTTTCTGTGGCTTTTACACCCTGGAAAAAGCAGCATCTCATACATCAGGGCTTTTTGGTAGAAGTGGGAAACATCTGTTTTTAACCGACTGTGATAATGGAAaacctcctcttcttcttcagaTGGCTGGTGATTGTGAGGATCTTAAATTTAT GTCTGCTTTGCAATCCTTCAGGCGCCGTGTTGCATATGCAAATGCTCGTTTTGACC ACATTGTGGGATGGAGTACATCATCAATACGGCATCGAAATGAGCTCCCAAAG CATCAACATTTTACGCGAAATGAGAAATACCCACATATTGTAAATGAGGAGGTAACTAAAATTTCAAGTCCTCAACAAGAAGTCCCTTTGAAGGTCAAAGGCAATGGATGCAAATCGATTGACATGGAAG AGGAAATGATCAGAGGTTTAATGAAAGTGAGCTGGGAACGGATTGATGTTAACTTCAAAGGAAGTACACAAAGATTTCTGGCACACAATACCATTCAG GTTAAAAACTATTGTATCAATTCTGATGGGAAGGATGTGATCCTACACATGGTTGACAATTTTCTCTTATGA